A stretch of DNA from Papio anubis isolate 15944 chromosome 4, Panubis1.0, whole genome shotgun sequence:
TAGCAAGAGGGAGCCTCCCGAAGCTAGGAAAGCCCAGTGTTAGGACTTCCAGGTCTTCATCTAGGATTTCTCTTTATCCTTGAGAATCCTCTATCATGTGGGTACTAGGTAGCAGGAGATATAGTATACAGAGTGGGGAGCTGTAGGGTCTGGACTCTCACTTTGTGACCTGGGGCCTATCACTTcccctctgggcttcagtttgCTCATGTGAAAGGTTTGGACTGCGTTGTCTTTATGGTCCTTTCCAGCACTTCCATTCTGTGATTCTGTAACCCATTTGGTCCCAAAGCTATCTGTGGTTTCTTGTGTCTTGGAGTCAAAAGACCTGCTCTGTTTGAATTCTGGCAGTGACCACTTCAtaactgagtgaccttgggctaATTACTTAACCTTTTTGAGTCTCTCTTCTTAACTACATTAAATCGTAAGACTCAAAGGAGGCAACGTGTAGGAAACCACTTTGAAGACTCCTAGAGGAGTATTGTTGCTGGGGAGAGGACTGTTGGACCCCAACCAACACTCGGCAccactttctcttcttccctttcctcaatTGCCACACGGAGTGGAGCTGCCACTTCTCTTTCATGCTCTTCCTCAAAAGCTGTCTGAAAGctgtgaaagcactttgaaaattaGAGAGTCTTATGAAAGACACTTCTTTGTTAAGTTCGGAAATATGAGGTTTCTGATATATCTGGCTTCCAGTTTCCATCCTTGGGTATTCGTTTTACTCTTATCACAAAATAGAATCCAAAAGCTTTGGGTGTATTTCTTAGGATTTTTGAGTGAGTGCTGAGTATACAGAGAACACTTCCAGAGGGCTGGATGAGAACTGATTAGTGGACAGTTGAGTTGGTTGTTGGCATCTGTAAACATACTTTCTCTTAGAACACGTTGAGACTCCTAGGCTAGCTCACAAGCCTCTAACCCTGTGAAGCAGTTGAATGGAAAATGGAGGAAAGCAGTGCTTGCTATGAACAATATCATAAGTAAGACCAAGACAGCCCCAGAGGTGCTATTTGAATAAATTGAATACTTGACTTTAAGGAAGGGCAGGCTTAACCTGTGAACTCTCTGGAGGGAGGGACATGGAGCACTCGGCAGTGGTGGTGTCTGGGTTACTTGATGGGCAGAGCATGTCAGGCTCTTGCTTCCCTCCTGATGCATGGCATTTCAGCAGCACATTACTCTAAGCACAGGGCTTCAAGTGGAATGAAGCAAGAGAGGAAGCCTTCTAGGGAAACTGGACAAGGCCGAGGAAGAGGAGGGAGCTCAGAGAAAAACTACTTGTTATAGACTTCAGTGTGGTGGGAATGTTGGCAGACAGGGTGAGGTTATAACTTGTCTGTGGTAGATTGGAGGACATTTTGATGAATACTGAGTGAAAGAGCAAATGGATAAATGGGAAGGAAAAAAGTGTTGGGGTGAGAGTTCCCTATACTGCCCACCAGGTGGCCAAATGGAATTATTGCAGGGCAGGGGGAGTGACTGGCTAAAAGGCTGAGGGTTGCAAGGAGGAGGTGATTTGAGGTTGATCACACTATTTTAAGCTCTGTTCCAGAGCCTAACTCAAAGTAAGTAATCAATAATTAAATCTTGAATAAACAAGTAATTCATAAGTTGGGTCATTGCAACCCTATTACCTGCTTATATATGGAGTAGAAATAAGCAGGTGGAATTAAACCTTGGAAAATGTGGCCAGGATTATGTGTAGTTTTCAGAGTGAGCCCAAGTGGCAGTCTTGTCTGAGCAAATGGGCAAGTCACTGCTTCAAGAAGTTTGTGGGAGCCAATTTCTACGCGCACCGGAAGACGGAGGTCCTCTTTCCTTGCCTAACGCAGCCATGGCTTGTGGTCCCAAGAAGCATCTGAAGCGGGTAGCAGCTCCAAAGCATTGGATGCTGGATAAATTGACCGGTGTGTTTGCTCCTTATCCATCCACCGGTCCCCACAAGTTGAGAGAGTGTCTCCCCCTCATCATTTTCCTGAGGAACAGACTTAAGTATGCCCTGACAGGAGATTTGCATGCAGCGGTTCATTAAGATCGATGGCAAGGTCCGAACTGATATAACCTACCCTGCTGGATTCATGGATGTCATGAGCATTGACAAGACGGGAGAGAATTTCCGTCTGATCTATGACACCAAGGGTCGCTTTGCTGTACATTGTATTACACCTGAGGAGGCCAAGTACAAGTTATGCAAAGTGAGAAAGATCTTTGTGAGCACAAAAGGAGTCCCTCATCTGGTGACTCATGATGCCCACACCATCCGCTACCCCGATCCCCTCATCAAGGTGAATGATACCATTCAGATTGATTTGGAGACTGGCAAGATTACTGATTTCATCAAGTTCGACACTGGTAACCTGTGTATGGTGACTGGAGGTGCTAACCTGGGAAGAATTGGTGTGATCACCAACAGAGAGAGGCATCCTGGATCTTTTGACGTGGTTCACGTGAAAGATGCCAATGGCAACGGCTTTGCCACTCGACTTTCCAACATTTTTGTTACTGGCAAGGGCAACAAACCATGGATTTCTCTTCCCCGAGGAAAGGGTATCCGCCTCACCATTgctgaagagagagacaaaagactGGCGGCCAAACAGAGCAGTGGGTGAAATGGGTCCCTGGGTGCCATGTCAGACCTTTGTAcgtaattaaaaatattgtggcaggattaaaaaaaaaaaaaaaaaaagaagtttgtggGATAGTGGATTCATTTGTACCATTTTTATTTCGTCGCTTAAGGAACTCTGGGAGTCTTCATCAGCTGTAATTGCTCCCTGTTGCCCCCATCCCACATCAGCTTAGTCACCAAGTACTGCCCATTCAGCTTCTTAACtgccattttaaaatcaacagCTTTATAGagataattagcatataataaactgcatatatttaaagtgtatatttaataaagtttcacatatgtatacatccaCAAGTCACCACAGTCAAGATGATAAACATATTTGCCAACCCTAAAATTTCCTCCTCCCCCTTTGATTCCTCCCTCTACTTGTCCTTCATCCCAAGcagccactgatctgctttctttcactgtagatgtttttcaactttatgatggtgcGGAAGTGATGGCAGATACAGTAGCAGCCGTACTGGAGTACTCaaacaaccattctgtttttcagtcTTAGTAAATATTCCATAAAATTACATAAGCTATTCAACACTTAATGTAAAATACggtttgtgttagatgattttacacaactgtaggctaatgtaagtgttctgggCATTTGGCTAAGTGATgttaggttaggtgtattaaatgcgttttcaacataaaatattttcaacttatgatgggtttatcgaGATGCATGTATTTTAAGTtgaggaatatcttttttttttagacttacATAGATAGAATTGGATGGTATGGTCCCCTTTTATTCTAGTTTCTTTCCCTCAGCGTAATTGTTTTGAGATCAGTAGTGTGTATCAAGTTTACTCCtcttcattgctgagtagtatggCATTGTGtgtggtgaattttttttttttttttccagtttggggttgTTATAGGTacagctgctgtgaacatttgtgtacaagttgtTGTGTGGACACatgctttaatttctttggggtaaatacctaggagtggaatggctaGATCATAATGGTAGGTGTATGTTTAGaaaaatgccaaactgttttttcAAAATCGTTgtcatttgcattcccaccagcaatgtatatgAGAGccggtttttcttttcttttcttttctttttttttttttttgtggtggggtAGGGCTACCCCAAAGGACAGACTGGTTTATTGGGCAGCAGCCAGGAAAATCAGCAGTTGGACTTGGCCACATGCTCCAGCTCATCCTTCTTCTTGATGGCATAGGAGTTGGAGGAGCCCTTGGTGACATTCATGAGTTCATCTGCCAGGCACTCAGCAATAGTCTTGATCTTCTGGAAGGCAGCCTCATGAGTGCCTGCGCACAGCAACCAGGTGGCCTGATTCACATGGTGTAGTGGGGACATGTTCACAGCCTGTCATATCACAGTGCCTGCTCACCCGATGCATGTGGAGTCCTCCTGGGGCCCACCATTGATGATGGTGTTCACCAGGGCCTGCAGAGGGTTCTCGCCTGTGAGCAGGTGGATGAAATTGAAGGCACGCTTGATGATGTGCACAGTCATGAGCTTCTTGCTGTTGTGGCCGTGCATCATCATGGAGTTAGTGAGGGGCTCCACAGTGGGGCACTGAGCTTTGCAGAAGCATGTGGCAGCATAAGGCCCTGCACTGTGAGGCAGGTACTTGGCATACTTCTCCTTCACTGCAATGTAATCCTGCAGGGAAATGTCACTGATCTGCACATCATCATTTGTGCTGCATCATTGATCTGCACATCATCCACTTCCCAGAGAGCTTGGTGTCAGGGGTCTCTGCCACCACTGGTGCTGCTGTCTCCCACTCGGTCATCCTGAGGGCACAGCCCGCGTGTCTCTGTTGCTCAGTATGGACCTTGTGCCACCCTGGagtgccagttttttttttttttttttttgagacggaatcttgctctgctgcccaggctggagtgcagtggtgtgatctctacttactgcaacctctgcctcccaggttcaagcaatccccctgcttcagcctcccgagtagctggaattacaggtgcccgccaccatgcctggctaatttttgtatttttagtagacatggggtttcaccatgttggccaggctggtctcgaactcctgacctcaggtgatccacccacctcggcctcccaaagtgctgggattatacaggcatgagccaccgcacccatggAGTGCCAGTTTTTTCACATCCCTGCCTACACTTGGTGTGGTCagcctttttaattttacagCACTTTAGtaggtatctctttgtggttttaatttgcatttctctcacgACTAATGGTTTtaggcatcttttcatgtgctgcttTGCCATCATACGTCttctgtgaaatgtctgttcaaatcttatGACCAttgttcaaaatttttttttaattaagttttgagttatttgtattctagatacaagtcctttatcagactTGTAATTCACAGATCTTAgtggtttatctttttattcaaacagccagtttttaattttggtgaagtctaatttatcaatttttttctattatagatTTTGGTTTTGGTGTTGTGTCTAAGGAAACTTTGCTTAATCCAAATTTACAAAAGCTTCTAATTTTGtagctttatattttacatttaaatctgtgttccattttgagttaattttttaaatggtacaaGTAGAGAA
This window harbors:
- the RPS4X gene encoding 40S ribosomal protein S4, X isoform translates to MQRFIKIDGKVRTDITYPAGFMDVMSIDKTGENFRLIYDTKGRFAVHCITPEEAKYKLCKVRKIFVSTKGVPHLVTHDAHTIRYPDPLIKVNDTIQIDLETGKITDFIKFDTGNLCMVTGGANLGRIGVITNRERHPGSFDVVHVKDANGNGFATRLSNIFVTGKGNKPWISLPRGKGIRLTIAEERDKRLAAKQSSG